A stretch of DNA from Bactrocera neohumeralis isolate Rockhampton chromosome 6, APGP_CSIRO_Bneo_wtdbg2-racon-allhic-juicebox.fasta_v2, whole genome shotgun sequence:
CACACaatgtaatataaaaacaaaaaaataacttcagTCTATCTACTACTATCGTTTTGCTTCGTTTACTGAGCCAGCACCTTTATTGCACATAACAGCTTTTCTTCACAATTTTGCTTTATcatatttcttcttttcacttCACTGTATTTAAACTTTCATATGCCTCTTTTCCGGTGCTTTttctgtttgttattttttcgtttttctcttTCACTTGTGATTCGAATTGCTTTGTTTCCTACGTATCTTTATAGTCACCTTTCGATTTACACTCCGCAATTTTGATCGTATCCTAATTATTTCACTTCTACTTTCTGTATTATGTTGTCCACCACTTTCtcgtttattttttctctttcctttacaaaccaaaaatacaattctttttcaaatttcattttatatcaaaataatttttttacaacttccTTTTCGCTCATAATGCTTTTAGTGTATTGATTATTTTGCGTCGTGATTACTCGGTTATTATTGCTGCCTGCCTTAGTCTATTAGTTCTGAAAATATACAAGTGAGTTTTACATTTTCCAATGCACACTATTTATTTTCGCCGATCTTCTttgtaactatatacatacaataagccaaacacaatcaacaaaaatgtattaGAAATTCTCGTGTAAATGGATATAAAGCAGAACACTTGTGAAGATGGGGAAAATAGCTACTTTGACAGTGGCAACTGAGCAACTGCGCAGCCCCACTACGATCAGTATCCACACCACTCGAAATCAAGCCAATGAATCAGTACTGCcaacattttttgctttccGCTACAAAATTATATGCATTCTTTACGACTATTCTTATGTTTTCAAAAAGTAGAAGACCCCTTATGTTTCGAAATAAAGTGAAAACTTTCAAACAATTGGCGAAAATTTTCATCATGATCTTTAAAACTGAACTCCAATAAGCATACGGTAACCCTGGCCATGCACCACAGTCAAATGATATAGACCGAACGCTCCCGAAGATTCCGCTAGCTATACAAGAAGAGTAGAATGTACTAGCAGCAAATGCATCAATAACAGATTGTTGCATCAACACAATGAACTGCAAATATAGCTGCAACTATCGGGCCGTACGCTTAGTTCACAATCGGAGGATTTTTATAGGAATGCCGGCAGAGGAGCGATGCTTTCCCATATTGAAATCTCAACGATTACAAAATTGACAATGATAATATAACGAATATGTGATTAATATTGAAAGGATTCCTATGCAGTACACACATTTAATTTTGCGGGTAAACCTTTTATCACAATATAAATCAGTTGACACTGTCGGTGCTGGCTCTGTTGCGTCTCCGTCATAGCTGTGAATAATTGTTGTTTCCAATGTGACATAAATCCAACAGCCGCGTGAAAATCTCGCAACAGACCACAAAAGAGAATAAAGAATGAAAAAGATAGCAAAAATGGAACGCGAttgcatacaaaaaatattgatatactCAATTTGGTATATacgtttttaaatacatatgtacacattccaatttaaaagtaattagtAGGATATTAAggttttcattattaattttaagaaaaaatgatttttacttCATTTTCCAACTATAATTATTCACACAACGACAAATCACTTTCAACCGTCAAGTACACTTTTTTAAGATATAATTCGTTAAAACCACTTATTCTTGCAACTTTTCTTTTGAGAATGGCAGCCAACATTCTGTCCTTCAATTGTATGCGTTTTGCGCGTAACTAGCTCATCCATACGCAGTAGCCGCCACTCCTCTCGCAATTATTCGACTTTTTCGCAACACATTAACCGACCGACCAAGTAATCTCTACTCGTATAATTTGAGGTGGGGGTTTGGGACCCACTGCCGAACGTTGCCTCTGCTGCACTTTGCATTCCAGCTAGTTCGCACCTCTTTCTATGAAATACTTGGTAACTTTTCTTCGATTTTCAACATTCACAAACTGTCTACGTTTTCACATTTagattttaaataatgaaatattttattaatgctCTTAAGCTTAAATATTACGAATTATTAAACACACAAATTTCACAGTTAAGTTACcaaaaatttcgcttttttcGATTTCGTCAACCTCGGCGACAATTTTGATCTTTTCACGTAcaaattttctcaatttctgCCACTTCCTCAACATTTTTGCTGTCAGGGTTGCTCCGATTATCGCTCTTCTTTTGACGACATTCCGCCTAGCTGTGTTTAGTTATgctttgcatttaaaaaaactaagaatGTATACAAtcaaaagatttatttttagtcaatttatttgaaaatagcaacataaaaattatttaagaatatgtttaaattttcaataagtttCATCTTATATATTCTTCATATTAATAAAGTTGATTATACAgaatttaaatttcaagttACTTGAATCACCCAGTACTATATGCGTACATATGTGAGGTCTCGCgccttttattttgtatattttatcacttttttatACAGCTGCTGATTGGGagtaatatatttacattgttttgttaaaGTAATCTTCATAATGatggaaatgaaagaaaatgatttgaacgAAAACATGGAAGGTATTGATTTACTAGAATATTGCTTTTATCACAAATTTCTTTTAGTGGAAGAGCTGGTactacaaaaaaactttttaaaattacacCACGGACGTTGCGCTGTGATCGGCAAATTGATTCAACACCAAAATGGTTACCCCGTGCTGGAAAATATCAACCAATCCTCAATATTACCCAggtttttcataataaattgcAAGAAGAAATTAtgctatataaaattaatttaatattttttctttaaagggCTTGCAATCTACCGGAAGGCACAGTAAATTTGCGACTATTTAAATTCGTCACCGCCGACGTTGAATTAAAATTTGGGCAATATTGTGAAGTTTGTGGTGAAGTAGTCCTTTGGAATCCCAATAGCTCCCGTGACAACTGGTTGTCTATGACACCTCGTGGCGCAGTTGAGTTAGAATTGAAGAATTGTGATAAAGTAGTTAGAAAACAAAAGATTGAGAAGTTATGCGATACGTACCTTCCagcaattaatatatttagagtAGATTACATAGATTGTGCCGTGGAACTCATTCAAAGACATTTAAAAATTCGACTGCTTACTCCGAATCATAaaagaagtaattaaaaatgtatgcttttggaaaaagatgtgtaaaattgcaaaagttagCTGAGGTATGttgcaaaattttacatttttttattgtttgtatttatattttaaatttattaatgtaaTTATTACAACCAATCTTCTcgtttttattgataaatatatttaatcacatacttatttagtatttaatataacacattttttaatactaATAACAACTGATGTTCGTTTGTCCATATCTAATCCAAAGCAATAATGAATGATAATTTTCTACCCTTTTTAAATTACTCGCTTATTaaatattcacattttaaaCGCTTATGAAAATAGGTTGGAagtgaaaaacttaaaattaaaccaAACATGCATTTAGTTTTGCTCAAATTCCAAATAATTTGTTGCTATtagttttatgtaaatatgtggtGCAATAGAGCACATGAAATTTGTTCCAATTATTATTACCAATAGGCGTCTAACTTTCTAATCTGAAATGTATCAacactaaaataatatatttttgtgtaattCGTAcaattatgtaaagaaaatttaaatattacacAGATCTATACAAAAGAGCGAATTTTTGCATGGAGAAACGATTTTGCAATATATCTTATGCATGATGAGAGCATTCGATGGTGGATGGTGTGCGTcaagtaaacaaaaaccaaaacaaaaattagcgAACCGGCACGTGTGAAACTATTGCCCACACTACCCTCACATAATACGAATTTAAAATGTCTACCATTTAGAGCCACGCAAATTCTCATTTGTAGCTGCGCAGTATGAGCATTATAAGCAGTGAGCTACTACCTCTACAACCACCATTACTATTGCCTATGATGGAATCACCCCTCCTGCCTTcaaatatgtacttaatatATGCGATGCGTTTGTATGACTCTACAAACATGTACGAGTACGTTCTAGTCGGCTGCGCAAACCCattcaaataagaaaataataaaaactacaaaaccaACTAAAAGCGGCACAGACACAATTTGATGGTGAGGCCAGCAAGTCACAAATACCAAAGGTAGCGGAAGGCAGTAAAGTTAAGTgacatttcaattttattaaaaaacaatgaaCAATTAACCGTTACTGCTTCAATTAATTGGCACATAACGGACGTGTAAACATACTTACCTATGtgcacatatacaaacaaacgtTTAATGTGATGTTTTTGTTATCAGTGGAAATCGAATATTTGTGTGCTATTGGAAAGTCAGCTGCAAATAAACGCGAATAACAAGGGAGGAAACCAAAATAAACGACATACTGATAAGTTTTTACAGTTAAATGagttttgtgataattttgtgAAGTAGTATTGTTTGTGAAAATTGTAAGCAAATAATGCTTTGAATTTTGTCACTGTTATAAAAAGAATTGTGTCATTAAATGTTATATAGACTTGTTCAAATAACTCTTCTATAACCCAATTAATCTATACCTGAAGCCCTGAAAAAACTACGAAACCATCCTTggtgttttacaaatgtcaacaACAGCAAGCAATATCGTATAAAGATATCGCAAAACTTTTATTTGCTGCTCCATCATAAGATTTCAAAATGGTGAGTAAAGTTCCTTGCCTCACAACTCTTTTGAATACCATAtacaatacacatatgtacatacatacgtgtgtatTTATAAAACATGACTGCCTCACAACGCAGTTCAAGCCCTATCTATTGTCTATTCACACACATGCCTATAGTCTTTTTACACTCAAAGGATATAGTTCGCCTGCTATTCGCCAAGAGGAAGTCGCTTGTGTGACGCTTTTTGTAGTAGCCGAAGCGGAAGTTTCGAGTACGCACCCAAGTTGCATAGTACTAGTAATAGTACgagtaatatttatataaccaaaaacaataacaatgtgCCAAGATTAATGGAAAATACTCACTGCGCAACAATTGAGTGCATTCGCAACACTCGTCACTACTCGTCGTTGGCTCTCACTCTTCACTTTATTCCCAGCACATTATCCTGCCGACAGCATTTTGTTTACATGAGGGTGTTGTGTGTGGGTATCCTGCGGCTAAAGTGACGAGTGCGCTCGCTGATAATCACGTTTGTGAGTTCATTCACATTTTCTACATTTTCCCATGCTACTGCTCCAAAATACAAGGAAGTACggttgcatgtacatatgtatgtacaagtgtttgtgtgagtgtgagAGCGACTCGCAGGATTCTTTCACATGACGTAGTACAATGTCCGTTGCACTGCTAGTGCGGGTTAGCATACATTTGCGGGCGtgggaaaataagaaaaatgtcTACAAGTCGAAATGTTGTGCAAGGTTTctggttctttttgtataatttttttagcgtatatgtgaatatttgtttttataaaaacttgtaCAAATGAAAATGTGCTTGTACGTTTCGAATCAATATCTGAATGGTcaatttgatgttttttttgtataatattcaaTTAAGATATCACGGATCATAATTTTGCTcgggaaaatattgaaaatttcttaattatgTTTTAGATTTTGTAATTAATGAATCATAAATACATTAATTGCGCTCCAGTCAACCATAAactcacaaaaaattataatttaactaCCATCTTCATACTTTTGCGCATTTCCTTTGATGACCTTGTGGACAATCACAAATCTAGGCAATCTGACAGGAAAGAGAGCGGCTTAtgtcttaattaattaataaatattgtattgttACTTGCGTAGGAGGCGCTGTTTTCATgaacataattattattatcgCTGAAATATTGACTCGATTTGTTGTACTCTAACTACTAATTGGTTTTGAATTAGAAATAGTGATAATTaccgtttttgttttcaaaatagttgCGTTAGGTTGTGAAATTTTTGCGCATTGCTTTTTattgcatgcatacatacatatgtatgtatgtaaaagtgcatacatatgtgcatcattatatgtacatatgtatatatttacctaATGCATTTCTATATTTTCTCAGTCATTTGTTATTCACCCATCTAAATATAGAGCAAATGATGAAAATGCGCAAAATGGAAAACAAGTGGAAATATCTGGAATAactattttatatgtacatacatacatacatattttctcacGAATTacaaaattgctgaaatttaaTATGATCTTCATTTGAAATGACTTTCATCGAAATGCTTTatgtcgtcacctaaaatgcaaaattttttattttttattgctaacgattcactgtcagatataaccaatatacatacatataaccatttaataaccaaaattcaaattttgtttcaatatgattggtttctattataacgtttttccttcgcttgtaagtgatgttacgttattttgtattttaggtaaCGAAATGTACTTATATTTAACTGTAAAACCGCATTTCTatgaattgttattattattttgctcaaatatttattttattttttatacatgtgatattatttatttttccataaagCTTGTTTGGTTAGAGCTTTACAAAGATTAGCTTCTCTCGGAAAATCACATCTGACAGTTAATAACCATGTCAATgtcaaaatgtatattaaatgcAACAAATCATAAGTACACCGCAGGTAATTCGAGCTGCTTACAATCACTGTGAATTGTGACAGTAAAGAAAAGGAGGAAAACAAGTTtagattaattaatttattagcgCTCTCTCTCTTATGCATAATCCTTCATTCCTCAAACTAAATTTCACATAAAGTTtccaataattgaaaatttgtgagAAATCTGGTTGTTCCACTTTCTGTTTAAGTGGGACAccctaaaaaaacgatttttgggaattaaaaaaaaaatatattttaatttttttcttctttaataaTAACGGCGTATCAATTTTAAggttatatttgtatatatttaaagaatGCACAGTAAAATTGttggagaaaaaaaattaaatatgtattttttgcgTTGCATGCTCTAAAAAAGGGTTTTCACTGCTGCATTGACTCCGTCCTTCTCCGTGGatcagaagaaaaaaaatttcttccagaaaaaacaaattcTCTCTAGAAAATATTGTTCGTACAATGTCCTACGATGAGGTAATTTGATAGTAATCGGACCATTTGTCTCCGAGTAATCAATCAAGCAGATTTGAAAAGATTTGAAGATGAAAAGCGGCTACCCTTTAGGAGACTGTTTCTCAAgaatatttgatatattcaatgaaaattttagtatgatatttttaaaggtatagTCTATCACAATCtgccaaaaatatatactttttttttactttcacacTACGTAAGCCTCTCATTGGTTTTTGGTATATcagaatatttatttagataaattcataaattgatCATAATGCCACTAAATTGAtaaattggcaaaaaatttaaaatattttagaatttttataagaattaacATTTTCAGTGTATTATCGAAGTAATTTCTTTCAGTGTATTCAGTGCACTTGCAtgcatattttttcataaacttaGGTAATTGTCTAATTTAAAGTGTGGGTGAAAAAAGTGATCTCACCATTTTTGTAATGCAATGTGCCTGAATtgccatatttacatatatacataagtgtggGTAGGACTTTTTTTTGCAGAGTACACctgtatatatgtgcatgtataaGCACTTAATATGCACGTGGTTTAAGCGTTTTTCTACTTAAATTGCACTAAAACTAAATTCTACAAACAatggcatttgttgttgtaatgcgcTTAGACAATTACTAAATAATTGAGCTAAGTTTACTGAAATTgctacattcatacatacatatgtatgtaaatacactcgtctgcacatatgtatgtatgtacatatgtatatttgttatttcGTGACATTTATAAATTATCAAGATAGATTAATGGT
This window harbors:
- the LOC126763434 gene encoding uncharacterized protein LOC126763434; translation: MMEMKENDLNENMEGIDLLEYCFYHKFLLVEELVLQKNFLKLHHGRCAVIGKLIQHQNGYPVLENINQSSILPRACNLPEGTVNLRLFKFVTADVELKFGQYCEVCGEVVLWNPNSSRDNWLSMTPRGAVELELKNCDKVVRKQKIEKLCDTYLPAINIFRVDYIDCAVELIQRHLKIRLLTPNHKRSN